aaagaaaaaaacgataataaataaattaataacgtattaataaattatatctttaattgaatgaaaaatctacaaaaaataattaatattacctcttaaacttgtatttgagaaattcaaaatgtaaagcattcctttgagcaagaagcagagaaccagaggtattgatttcatttcaattctcttcttgtccttttaaagcattcctttgggcaagaagacataatagctagcaaatcgaaatattcttgaaacatttggaatctcgttgcatgcgtatataagcacaggctagctatgtctttgatcatgaaaccaactactctttttacttttttttttttgttttatttctttaacttttgagtctgaactctaaagtacagaccacatgtagcatatattgtacacacctccaaatgcaaaagaaaaagataaatcgactccctgacttccctctctcactctctttttctctagctagtctctgactttcttcctgttgcattccttgttggttagtcttgtagcaagtagctaagagcctaggagtattatttgacaacaaagttttgactgcttttgaatccgaatatgcattattgaaatattggggaattcattgaactattcgagtgacaacttgaacatatcaagtggatagtgatagtatgcgtgtataaatattgtcggtagacgataactacaatgcattgttataagtcatagacttagggttgtgaattttattagatatccataaatttgtatgttaaaaacccataaataaataaataaataatcaaataaataaattaaaccaaaaaaaatgaaaaaacgtagtaacaacgttatttagacccgttgtaaccgttttcacagctgtaattaccgttacataggaaattcagatcacaaattatttatttttcttatttaaccgttatcacaccagttattttaaaaaaacgtcaaaaaaacgcgttttattcctatataacgcgtttttgacccaaaacgtgctcacacccgtcaaaacacgttataacggtcacgcctagtacctgtgacctggaccgtgacccgtttttcgaaccttgGTTTGAAGTACTATTCTAACATGCTTGTCTTTTGAGATGCAGCAAATTTTCTTCTATTAATAAATTTAGAGGCAGGATGCATGGACACTTTTAGAGGACAAGGTCAGACAAAATTTGCGCCATTTTCTCTGTaaaacccaaacgacaatgaatttaagtgtaatattttgatggtatgatcctcttataagactctacattcctacacaaaaaaaatgaacgcaattcgagatagcagacctcaccatctaccaatcttaatATCATCCGTTCAATTTGAACGGCTGATATTCAAAGGGAAGATGGtcgttttatacatctcgaattgtgtTCATTATTTTGTAacaatgtagagtcttataagaataacatatcatcaaaatattacacttaaagTCATTGTCGTTTGAGTTTTGCGAAGAAAATAACGCAAATCTTATCTAATCTTATCCATAAAGTGTCCATAGATCCTCCCGTAAATTTATTGGTCAAACTAAGTTAACTCGGTTGGTAGTTGCAAGACCAAGTCCAGCTCACATTAGCTGGAAAAGAAGTAAAAAATACATAAGTTTATTCCCCAAAAGTGCAGCATACGAGGTAAATAGGAAACAAGgtattttccacaattataatgcAAGCAAGTAGCTTTTAGATTACTTGCATACAGAATCACGAATTTCCTAATAACTAATGGAAAAATACTTAAGAGCGCCAACTATGCCTCCTTATCATGTGAATAGGCCACTTGCCGACGTTGACAACCTCGAGGACTTTGAAAGATTTCCCCAACAGTGGCAAGTTTTCTTTGTTGACTTTGAAAGATTTCCCCAACAGTGGCAACTCCATAGAAACGTGCAACTGATCCACTTTGATAAAAATCAGATGTAATAAAGGTTGATCTGACGGTTGATTTGATGGAGTTGGAAGTCTTGAAACATGTTCCAGCCCACAACTCCAACAAAGATTTGTACCTTTTGCAATCAGGTCTATTTCTTCAACTTTTCATTTGATaaacaaaatcatcattcaaacGCTTGGTTATTTACATCAAAGTTAAAATTTGTTTTTCAGAATAATTCCCAGTGGCTGACTACAGGAAAGTAACTGCAAATGTATATATTCATGATGAAACAACAATGAAAAAGCATATCAGGTTGCAGCCACTCAAAAATCtaccatttccagaaattataGGGGTAAGGAAGATGACTCATTGCTATCAAGAGCCAAGACTAATGCTCAAGGTGGAAGACATATTCAGTTAAGCGTTGTAGTTTAGTATGATCTAGCTTCTGCTCTTTCACAACGTGCTGCTTCTTCACAATCAGCATCCCTGAAGCAGAATCCACGAGCCAACCTTGTTCTGCCGCATCTGCAAATGAACAACCTTACGCCCATTAGCTCTCACGCAAGTAACAAACATAAATATTTTCAGGTTTTCATTTTTGCTGAAGAAAAATAAACTCAAACAACTCATGCAAGTGCAGATAAAGAGTATCTCTAAAATAATGGTTCAAACAGAGAATGACTATGCTCTGCTAGAGGATTCACTAGGAAAGGACCCCAAGGCCAACGCACGCAGTTCAATCCGTGACCGTCCATTGATCGCCACAAGTTCTTCATATAGCCACTTTTAGTGAGGCTTCACACGGTACACTTCATAACTTCACCAAAATGAGCATACAGTCACTATCATTGACAGCATTCACAACCAGCAGTGCTAGCTTGATGCTTGCACTTGTCCCAGATGCAACAATATGAAGTGATTGAGTAGAACACAAATTGAATAATCAACTGGACACAGTTTTCAAAATCTCAATCACCATCAGCTACATATTATCAGAATTGAGGGTAAACATGCTTACAGTTGGTGGCCTCTTCCTCGCTCATTCCTAGAAAGAGAGCAGTATCCTTTATGCTTATTGTGGAATATGCAGATAGCAGTAGCTGGAACATCCTATTGGTATAGATCTCTGCACAATTTACAAAAGAATTAGTTGGCAGAATGTTGGAGAAGTGCAGAACTTTGGAAACCTAGAAAAGACATAACATATGTAGAAAACTTCTTTTGTAACCTAGAAAAGAAAAGTAACATAAATTGGACCTCACACTAATGAATGTCATACAGAAATTTCTACCAAAAGATAAGATCATATACTTATGTTGATCTTTTGATGATACCTGAAGTTCTCATATCTAGATACATGTTTCCCACAGGTGGATCAACAACTCAAGCCACACATAATCAGTAAAAGAACCTTACTAATACATTCATCCACCAAGCACCAGAAATAAGTACCAGGGTAATTGTTTATTTTGGATAAAGATAAAAAGACAgaacattttatttttcatttcagaATAACAGTTTACAGCTGGAATTCCCCTTCTTAATTTTCAATAGGTCCCATCGTGTTTAAGGTAAAACCGATGGCAAAAACACTCTTACATAACTTTACATGATAAAGGCTCAAGCCATTAACTGTACGTGCTCGCATAACTGAAGCTTCTAGCCTTCCTATTTGCTTAAACAACAGTGTTGTCCTAAGAAGGATTAGAAAGTTAATCgtagaaaattttgaagaaaatagCATCTGCCTCTAACCACATTCTCTCAGACTAACATTTTTTTATCTTCAAGACTGCTTGTTTCCAAAAAGAAGACCACTAACCCAAAACATAAAGTAGCTAACCAATAAAATAACACAGAGAATGAAAAAgtgaaataaaacaaaacaaagggcTGAAGATCTATCAAAAGTAGAAATACATGAGGGAATTCTAAGCAGCTTGAAGTTAATTTACTAAGCAGATTGAGCTTGTGTATCAAGCACATATTGCAGTGCAGATGCCCACCAAGTCAAAATTTATAAGTTAATTTTCATATCAAGTTAATTTATGAAAATTCTTGTCTATCAAGTTAATTTTCATAGAATCATGTGCTGATTCCATATCAATATTAGCCAAGAAACAACGAAGACTAAAACAAAGTAATACAAACACCTACGAGATCACAGATACCATCATTGCATCACATAACTCATAACTTTAAGATAATGTGTTTAAAATTCAAATACTTCTCCTGACAAGTCAAGCTAATGCAATGCTAAAGCAGTAACATATTATGTACTATCACATAATCCATGTTGAAAAAGCAGAAACTGTTAGGAGTATCAATTTGGAATTTGAGAGTATCAAATAGAAATCATAGTTCATAAGCTAGTAAGTCGAAACACTTAGGTAATAATGAACTGTTTTGTAACCTCAACAAGAGGGAACATAATAATCAAAATACAATTACCTGAGAAGGAATTCACAAGATCTTGAGCCTCAGGACTCCAATTAAATCCACGAATAGCTTCGTAGACGCCAGCATAATCTCGTAGCCACAATTTCTGCCCAATTTTCCAAGCAGCTACCACCTCCAGCTGATTCTCTTTGACATTTGATGGAATCAATTTCCATAAAAACCTAGCGCTATTGctgtacaaacaaaaaaaaaacatcaataaaaaaaaacaaaaacgcaTCTAAAATATGTTAAGAACCACAAAACCCTAAATCATGAAAccaaaagaataagaaaagaatCACGCACATATCCTTGACGTAAATATGACCTAGAAGCTGAATAGCGTAAGGCCACTCCTCTTGATATGCAATTCCTTGTGAAGTAACCTGTGATCAGTCATAAATCATCACATCAAATATTTCGAAAAACCTAAAACGTATCCAAACAATGCTAACAAGAAGAAGtaagaaaagaaaactaaaaaagaacTAACCTGAAGCATGAGTTCATCACAAATATCAGCGATCTTTTCATATGATTTTGCCTCTATGGCTTCTTTTAAGGGAGAAAAATCCATGGCGCAAATTGTACCCTAGATCTTTAAGGTAAACCCTAGTTGGAGCTAGAAGAAAAAACACTGTAACAGAAAGCAAGATTTGGGACCAAGTGCGAATCTTTATATTCCTTCCGATGaaaagatttttgttagagggagaacAAAAAGTGATCCGAGGAGGCCACAACAGAAATCGTTGTCGACTCACTAACCAGGTATTATTCAGTACTAGGGTATGATCCGTGCCGATCTTTGTTGATGTTGGCTTGACGTTGCTGTTGTAAAAAGTTATCTTCTTTACGTATTTAAcattttccatatatatatatatatatatatatatatatttgaattTTCTAACACTGGTTCAATGTATGTTTGACTCTTTACAACTTGTTGTTCCAGAACgctattcatttattttttgattgGCAAAGAAAAGATTTATTGATcgaaaagaagagaaggtataagAGACTTATACCGCCCTGTTACATGCAATCTTTAGCTAAacataatcaaaaaaataaataatccaaCTTTCCATGACCTCAGAGTGGTCAACGGACTCAAAACCCTTATCAATCAAAGACCAACATTAATAAATTGCCTTCTTCATTATAGTCGTTGCATTATTAACTTTACGAGGAAAAAATTCTAGCATTCCTTTCAATCAAAACACTCCAAATTAAGCAAActggaataaaattcaatatttaatAAACAATCACCTAGTTTGACTCAAATATGTTCTTTTTTTGGTTGAAGTATACTTAAATTTGTTTTGAATGCATTATTTTACACTGATAACTAACCAAAAATATATAAAGCATCTTATTAATATTGGAATTTTAGATTTTTACTTAAAAATGTGCAAAATATAGAAATATTAAAATTGAATGGAAACAACTTTCACATAACTACAACCCAATACAATCCAAATACCTTTACGAAGTTCTAAAAAATTTATACAAACAGAAAAAGATTATGATTCATATGCTGGTATTCATGTTGCCAAAATCCAGAGTGTCAGTGCATGCATACACACTTTAGTTTTACCTACTTACAAAAATATAGGATTAACATCCAACTTACTTCGAAAATCAAAGAGAATACACGTATATATATCATTTTGTACATAACCTATAGTAAACCTTGAAAGGAACTTTAATGCTTGATGACGACAGGAGGTCAGATCTAACCTATATGTCTGACCAACTATATAAGATAGCCCACCCGACACTAAGAAACCTATCTGTATCAGTAGATTTGTGTTAGGAAAATCTTTCATCTAGATCAACATGCCAACGATCAAACGGAAAAAATCCTTTGTAAATGCATGAGTTCCAATAGCTCACCTGTATGGTTTGCAAAAAATATCAGTTccaaattaaaacatgaaatttgaTAGCTTATTCAAATGAGTAGCTTGAACTGAGACTGCTAAAATGACCAAATGCAAGAGCAAGATATTTCACGACATCCAAATGAGTATCAACTTGTATCACTTATATTTCCTTGGATCATTATTAGTTGTAACATACTGGGACAGTCTATTTTCTGCAAGAGAATTGGCAATGTAACTCTTTCcggtcctttttttttctttttaattttcttattaaCCTAAGCAATTATGTTGCAGTGATGTAATGTATATCTATATAAAAAAATTGCATTTGGTATGTGATACGTAAGACTCCCCGGGGGAAGGATTGGTTTAATTAGACAGCGGAAGATATGTAATCTTCTGTATGTTTTCTTCCGGTTCGCCCGGCCATAGTTCTTGCTCTTCAGGTTTTTAACTCCTGGGTATTCTTGTTCTTTTGTGCCTTATTGGCACATTGATATCATCTTTaactttcttcttctcaaaaaaaaaaagaaaaaaaaaatacagttaATTATGTAGCCTATAAAGCATAGACAACATATATTTTTCTCAAACAAAGCATGTTATTTATAGCTTACATATACACATTATATGTAACTTTGAAATACCTTAACAGAGCATTCATTTCAGATTATTTAAATCCCAGGAATTCAATTCTAAGGTAATCCTTTTCCTCCGGAATTGAATTTCACTCCTCCCGTCCGTGGATACAATGGAAAAGGAGAGTTTTAAGGGAATTGGATTCCCGTGGAATGCAATTTCGTAATTTTAGCGTCTGTTCAGTTGAGGGAATTGAGTAAATCCCCCCGGAATAAAATTCCTGGACTCCCAAAAACCTGAACCGAACGcgctgtcaacatcatcataCAAACAACATACATGATACAATTAAGAGATTCTAGGCTACAAAATCGTTTTTCTTTGAAACAAAGTATACCAAAAATTAAACTATTAATTACAGTACATTATTCCTTCGCAAGATAATTCAAAGCTGAAAATTAGAGCATTCCTTTTTAGACTCACGCTTGCTTTCATTATAGCTCTTGCAAAGAGATACACGAACTCTAACTAGTTAGCCAACGATGTAAGTTTCTCATTTATTCCCACATTCCTAAGTCCTATGTTTAAATCCATCTCAATCTAATTGTACAGTTTAATGACCCATAATCTATATTTGTTCCTTACAAATCCATGAAACATGAACTAAGCAAGTTTTTATAGTCATGTTCCTTTGCTATCTCTGCCTGCTTACAGTTCAAGTGACATTGCCCCTGTTGTAAGGTCATTCTCCCCAAAGATGAAAGGTAACTACCTTTGCTGACCTGCGAAAAATATAAATTAGTGCACCAATGACATAAAAACATTACATTGAAATTTCAGTTGTTTAAGGGCTAGAATACCCAAAATAAGTATCAGTAAGGACCAAAAGGGATCTACATGTATCTTTTAGTGGGAGCCAAGTGTTTCGAATAAtggaaacaaaatttggggcTTACGGCAAAAGATGAGGCTTCTATATATATTCTATGGATCTCCTTTTGTTTTAAACACTATCTTTCGATTTAACTGCATTGCCAACTTAAGACGTCCAAGGTGGTATTACTGATGCATATTTGTtataagttttaaaaaaaataaaataacgggAATTGTctttaaaagaaaagaattttCAAGGTCCATTCATATGTTGCATTCTAGTGTTGTTGAGTTCTTCATTTTTGTAAAATTAGTAcataaatgagaaaaaaaatacacGTCAATTCATGTTGGGTAAATATGAGCCTAAAAAATTCTAAGTTCTGCATTCATATCAAAATAGGAAAACACCATGTTGTATTAAAAAGCATTTCTCGGGATAGAAATAAAATAACAATTGTGATTAAACTACCTTGAATCAATGATACTACTATTAACATCCACGGTTCGTATTACAACATCTGCTTCAATCTCTGATTCTTTAGTTCTTTGTCCATAAGTAAATTGACACAGACATAATTTTTAGCGATACTATCTCCATAAATTTGACTATATTGAAATATTGAATCATATATGATCGATACTAAGTGCGCTAAAATTTCAAACCTTCCTATGTTTGATGGACATAATTAGTTTATTGTATGGGAGGCCAACATGAATCGTACCAAAGTTCTGCTCCCAAGATGGCATGGAAGAGACGTCAAATCAAAAGGCATCCTTGAAGTCTTCCCTCGTTCCTGTTTTACAAAAAGCGAAATGGATTAAGAACACTACTACCTTACATGGAATGCACagatcacacaaaccatatacatcactaaaattcatatgaaaagAGGTGGAGACATTGTGCCAGGACACAACAACATTCTGGTATCTTACCTGGAAGAGTTTGTCGAAAACCTGAGTTATTAGCTAGAGATTGTATAACTGGAGTGTCTCTCCCATTGCTAAATACGAGAGCCAGACGATCCCCTTTAGAGAACTTCTACGTGAATGGAACTGTAGGTTTTATCCACATCCCACTTAAAATCCTACAGCCTTTCCATTGCAATCTCTATACATCGTGAAAGATTAACATTGAAACTGAACATTCTTGAGATGAATCAAATTGAAAATTGGTCGAAAAAAATAACTAACATGTCAATTAAcccaaatcaaagaaaaataatataaaaaaataatctcAAATCACAAAGAGACATACCTGGGGCTGGGATAATAGTAATAGATCTGTTCAGCGGGGAAAATTGTTCAGTATGTATGCGGGTTTTTATTTGAGAATTCGGTTGTTTCTTCCGCTTTGAATGATCGGATTTATAACACACATTAATTGAGAATAATTGAGATAGGTCTTGAAACATTCAAGCGTTTTCTTCAACTGGGTTATTTTTTAGGCTATGTAGGGTGAGAAACCAAAGACCTGGTTGAATGTGCACCGAGATACTTATTTTCACATTAATTTTGATGTTTAAAGGGGGCCGGTAACGGTTTTTAGCTCAATATGGACACTCCTTTGTATGCTCAAAATGTAAATATCCGTTCAACATGAAAACATATATTTAGTGAATAAATCTGgaccgtcctttatgtgtccaaactgtagagAATCTTCGATGTAGGAAAAACCcactgtcccttataatatagatactATTCTAGTTTGGACCAAGTTACCCGTACTAAATACACCCACCAACCCTATAAAACTCATACTCATTTTCCAAACaactccaccaccaccaactcgcAGTAGAATATTCCAACGACTTTGGTAAAACATCTCCAATGGAGTACCCATTAGCTGCTTACTGAACTCTTCATCATTCCTCGCATAAAGTGGTCTGTGTTTTGGTACCATCATATTCTTCTCGATATTTTTGGTACATCAAACCATTAAACGCAAACGGTATCTCTATCAAACGTATAAATGCATAATAACAAAAACTCTTTtcacacaaaaataaaataaaaataactagATCGATTAGAAACCTACTTCGCAAATCATTGGAATCAAACCTTAATCCAAAGCgaaacaaatcaaaacaaaaaattagATAGTAGAATACCTAATAAAGGTTGGATTACAAAGATCGGAATAATGAGTTCATATTAGTTGTattttaacaaaataaagaaaatgaaaaattctTCAAGaacagttttaatggaggtttttcaaTTACTCAAAGTAATTGTCTTACTTACAATAAAGAAAGTAAAGCAGGCTATTTAATACAGTTGCAAGAAATAATCAGACATAAGGAGTGCACACATGAACCAATCATATAGTGACAGTAGGGACTGATGACAGCAAGCAATAGTTGACTGGAATAGGCTGTCAAGAATATTTACACGTTGGCAGTGTAACAGAAGTGTTACCGAGACATAATGTTATTAGCCCCCTCAAGTTGTGGTGGTCAATAGAGAGAACACACAACTTGTCACGAAGAAAACCAAATCTTGGAGCAGAAAGCCCTTTTGTGAATATGTCAGCGATTTGGTGTAAAGTGCAGATGTAAGAAACCTGTAAGGACTTAGCTTGAACAAGCTCTCTGACAAAGTGATAGTCAACTGCCATGTGTTTCATGCGACTATGAAATACAGGATTTTAAGAGTAAGATATTGCACTCTGATAGTCACAATAAAGAGTTTGAGCCATGGAATAAAAATATGAAGATCCTTAGGTAATTTGCATACCCAAACCAATTCAGCTGTAGAGTGGGCCAAACTTCTGTACTCAGCCTCAGTTGAAGACGTTGCAACTGTAGTTTGATTTTTACTAGACCAATAAATTGGACTTGATCCAAAAAAGATACAATAACCTCGTGTAATTCTCCTAGTATCAGGGTCTCCTGCccaatttgcatcactaaagccatgAACTGCCAACAATCCTTTTGAAAATAGAACACCGTAATCAAGAGTGCCTTTGATATACCTGAGAATTCTCTTAGTTGCAATAAAGTGTTCAGTGGTAGGTTGCTGCATATGCTGAAAAACTTGATTTACATCATATATGATTTCAGGCCTTTTCCAAGTTAAATACTATAAAGCACCCACTAGAGATCTGTAAGGAGTTGGATCTGAAAACACAGTACCAGAAGTAGAACTAAGCTTGCAACTGACTAGAATAGGAGAAGAACaaggtttttgttagagcattgatcggttgaacccaccaagcgttggtatgtcaagtttcattgtcatattttagtgaatcaaaactcgtgttaatagtcgcttgattatgtactagagttaaactttgtataggttagcttgaaagcattaggatatgagacattacaagtattgcgaagtcttgaagatgtgaagaagcaaggacctacaacgacaacaatcatccttccactttaggttagtgatatttgacttgaactgtttcattccctaacgtatctttcaagtcgtgcatattgaaaacataactgcggagcatatatgaactctagatagacatagtattaaggaatacaatacgaggtttatttcttaaccattaaactttgtagataagacatacccataatcatttgaatgctattgtgattatgtatgggtatgaggtggggatttcatcctagggaacaatgtttacatgtgttctaaggaagtaagttcataaacttgtttgtggaccgaaaaggaaacttccaggagttattggttttgttattcattgcatatcttatgaacaaccaatatgtgtgatagagtataaccgctcacaacttgttgtgttcttggtagaactattcacaaagtcctgacttatgtattggtataacttttattagtaaaaccaatcttaactaatcacctgtggtatgatcggattatgtctgccttgggtaaagggaaccgatcctagtaagggaaagggaaccgatcctagtaagggaaagggaaccgatccttgtaagaggtgcactacatcaaggggaaccgatccttgtatggggtgcagcaaggtttacagcagaaaggggaaccgatcctatggacatgtgcaacatatataagttagataccatatatatgtggggaaccgatcctgatgagaaaaattgagtttatctttattttggtcttatcgaattaagcggttgtttttgaacaatcgctTTTAGCAAatggactaatgtgattagttgtttttggttttctaaactaaatgggaaaaattgtttcgggcaactGTTTCCTTGGTAACGTATCAAagtaagactacttgtagtttcggttttgatattggttatcagaacgtgatgtgtggaaccctcgtgcctaactatacaggtttgcaagtctattctgagatttgtaagattcttttcgtgttgtcctttattttttcgtttctttgtcatttttgtgacaaaaagggggagaaatatatggagtaaacaagtgatactggcatttattttatattaattggtatcactaaggaaaagaacattggtacttgaatgttttatctaacgaaagagtgaaagcacagactaggggggtaacatgtcatattgattggtataacaaagacgtgcggattgaatatctacctatcttccttagggggggggggggggtattagctttgttattataatgtcaacaacggcattttcaaggattgaattaagcagttttactgtgctgttgaatcgggaatcaagcagattgtaataaattcttgtaatttgtttatccatatgatgtaagagttttgtcactaaaattgacaaatggggatattgttagagcattgctcggttgaacccaccaagcgttggtatgtcaagtttggttgtcatattttagtgaatcaaaactcatgttaagagtcgcttgattatgtactagagttaaacttcgtataggttagcttgaaagcattaagatatgagacattacaagtattggaagtcttgaagatgtgaagaagcaaggagctacaatgaaaacaatcatccttccactttaggttagtgatatttgacatgatctgtttcattccctaacgtatttttcaagtcgtgcatattgaaaacataactgcgaagcatatgtgaactctagatagacatagtattaaggaatacaatacgaggtttattgcttaaccattaaactttgtagataagacatcgccataatcatttgaatgctattgtgattatgtatgggtatgaggttaggatttcatcctagggaacaatttttacatgtgttctaaggaagtaagttcataaacttgtttgtggaccgaaaaggaaattgccaggagttattggttttgttattcattgcatatcttatgaacaaccaatatgtgtgatagagtataaccgctcacaacttgttgtg
The nucleotide sequence above comes from Papaver somniferum cultivar HN1 chromosome 8, ASM357369v1, whole genome shotgun sequence. Encoded proteins:
- the LOC113302022 gene encoding COP9 signalosome complex subunit 8-like yields the protein MDFSPLKEAIEAKSYEKIADICDELMLQVTSQGIAYQEEWPYAIQLLGHIYVKDINSARFLWKLIPSNVKENQLEVVAAWKIGQKLWLRDYAGVYEAIRGFNWSPEAQDLVNSFSEIYTNRMFQLLLSAYSTISIKDTALFLGMSEEEATNYAAEQGWLVDSASGMLIVKKQHVVKEQKLDHTKLQRLTEYVFHLEH